In Populus alba chromosome 9, ASM523922v2, whole genome shotgun sequence, a genomic segment contains:
- the LOC118032371 gene encoding LOW QUALITY PROTEIN: ruvB-like protein 1 (The sequence of the model RefSeq protein was modified relative to this genomic sequence to represent the inferred CDS: inserted 1 base in 1 codon), whose product MNKEEVQSTTKKQRIATHTHIKGLGLEPSGRAIDMAAGFVGQKEAREAAGLVVDMIKQKKMAGRALLLAGPPGTGKTALALGISQELGTKVPFCPMVGSEVYSSEVKKTEVLMENFRRAIGLRVKENKEVYEGEVTELTPEETESITGGYGKSIGGVIIGLKTVKGTKQLRLEASIYDALIKEKVAVGDVIYVEANSGAVKRVGRSDAFATEFDLEAEEYVPLPKGEVSKKKEIVQDVTLHDLDAANARPQGGQDILSLMGQMMKPKKTEITDKLRQEINKVVNGFVDKGTAELVPGVLFIDEVHMLDMECFSYLNRALESSLSPIVIFAANRGICNVRGTDMNSPHGIPVDLLDPLVIIRTENYGPAEVIQILAVRAQVEVLHXDEESLAYLGEIGQRPSLRHAVQLLSPASIVAKMNGREEIRKVDLEEVCALYRDAKSSAKLLQDQQEKYIS is encoded by the exons ATGAATAAAGAAGAAGTACAGTCCACTACCAAGAAACAGAGAATTGCTACTCACACTCATATCAAAGGCCTTGGCCTTGAG CCCAGTGGAAGAGCAATTGATATGGCTGCTGGCTTTGTGGGTCAGAAGGAGGCTAGAGAAGCAGCTGGTCTTGTAGTTGATATGATAAAGCAGAAGAAGATGGCTGGCCGTGCTCTCCTCTTAGCTGGTCCTCCTGGAACTGGGAAGACAGCTCTGGCGCTTGGAATTTCCCAGGAACTTGGCACTAAG GTTCCATTTTGTCCAATGGTTGGATCAGAGGTCTACTCGTCAGAAGTTAAGAAAACTGAGGTTTTGATGGAAAATTTTCGAAGGGCAATTGGTCTACGTGTCAAGGAGAATAAAGAGGTCTATGAGGGAGAG GTGACTGAACTCACACCCGAGGAAACTGAAAGTATAACAGGTGGCTATGGTAAAAGCATTGGTGGTGTAATTATTGGGCTAAAAACTGTCAAAGGAACAAAGCAACTAAGATTGGAAGCCAGTATTTATGATGCCTTGATCAAGGAGAAG GTAGCTGTGGGAGATGTTATCTACGTTGAAGCAAATAGTGGAGCTGTCAAAAGAGTGGGTAGAAGTGATGCTTTTGCTACTGAATTCGACCTTGAAGCAGAGGAGTATGTCCCGCTTCCTAAGGGAGAAGTTagcaaaaagaaagagatagtTCAG GATGTAACACTGCATGATCTAGATGCTGCCAATGCGAGGCCTCAAGGTGGGCAAGATATATTGTCTTTAATGGGCCAAATGATGAAGcccaaaaaaactgaaatcacTGACAAACTACGACAGGAAATAAATAAG GTTGTTAATGGGTTTGTTGACAAGGGTACTGCGGAGCTTGTTCCTGGTGTTCTATTCATTGATGAG GTACATATGCTGGATATGGAGTGCTTTTCATACTTGAATCGTGCTTTGGAGAGCTCTCTGTCACCAATAGTGATCTTTGCTGCAAATAGAGGAATATGTAACGTAAG AGGGACAGATATGAATAGTCCTCATGGCATCCCTGTTGACTTGTTGGACCCGTTGGTGATTATCCGAACAGAAAATTATGGTCCTGCTGAGGTGATACAG ATTTTAGCAGTTCGCGCGCAGGTTGAGGTGCTGC TAGATGAAGAGAGTCTAGCCTACCTTGGAGAGATTGGACAACGCCCGTCCTTGAG GCATGCAGTTCAGCTATTATCACCTGCCAGCATTGTGGCGAAAATGAATGGTCGAGAAGAGATACGCAAG GTCGACCTCGAGGAAGTATGTGCATTATATCGCGATGCCAAGTCATCCGCCAAGTTGCTTCAGGATCAGCAGGAGAAGtacatttcatga
- the LOC118032370 gene encoding F-box protein At2g27310, whose translation MAALPTPPPPTTIQGGTISTLHPDILQTHILTLLDGPTLAATACASSELHALSTEDKLWQKICTSTWPSINDPIVRSIIPTFPSGHRSFFSDSYPLLHHNHHSSSFPTTSTECFVSAVDIYYKNVPIFSKVETTETLSDWFKSSPFRLDLLEPKEFVQTWIQNQPSEKELSVEQLEENITLSWILIDPKGRRAMNLSSERPVSVQRHWLTGEVVVKFSTIMAGDGGEKEYVECGVMVCCGEKEGGEVEVREVSLLMEDMEGKNLTGKDGLVILQEAMESGERRKGKGKEGKGRYEEFVERKKERKERMKKLEKALDMACIATGIAVFVSFWTFILFR comes from the coding sequence ATGGCTGCTCTCcccacaccaccaccaccaaccaCCATTCAAGGTGGAACCATCTCTACTCTCCACCCTGACATCCTCCAAACCCATATCCTCACCCTCCTCGATGGCCCAACTCTAGCAGCTACAGCCTGTGCATCATCAGAATTGCATGCTCTCTCCACAGAAGATAAACTCTGGCAAAAAATCTGCACTTCCACTTGGCCATCTATTAATGATCCGATTGTTAGAAGCATCATCCCCACCTTCCCTTCTGGCCACCGGTCATTTTTCTCTGACTCATATCCTCTCCTCCACCACAACCACCATAGCTCATCGTTTCCGACTACAAGCACTGAATGCTTTGTCTCAGCAGTTGATATTTACTACAAAAATGTTCcaattttctcaaaagttgAAACGACTGAGACCTTGTCTGATTGGTTCAAGAGCTCTCCCTTCAGGCTTGACTTACTCGAGCCCAAAGAGTTTGTGCAGACATGGATACAAAACCAACCAAGTGAAAAGGAATTGTCCGTGGAGCAGCTTGAAGAGAATATAACGTTAAGTTGGATTTTGATTGATCCAAAAGGGAGAAGGGCCATGAATTTGTCAAGCGAGAGGCCGGTGTCAGTGCAGAGGCACTGGCTAACTGGCGAAGTGGTGGTGAAGTTTTCCACCATCATGGCCGGAGACGGGGGGGAGAAGGAGTATGTGGAGTGTGGAGTGATGGTTTGTTGTGGGGAGAAGGAAGGAGGGGAGGTGGAGGTGAGAGAGGTAAGTTTGTTAATGGAGGATATGGAAGGGAAGAACTTGACTGGGAAGGATGGTTTGGTAATTTTGCAAGAGGCAATGGAGAGCGGGGAGAGGAGGAAAGGGAAAGGCAAAGAAGGGAAAGGAAGGTACGAGGAATTTGTTGAGAGGAAGAAGGAGAGGAAAGAAAGGATGAAGAAATTGGAAAAGGCTCTTGACATGGCTTGCATTGCTACAGGGATTGCTGTTTTTGTGTCCTTTTGGACCTTCATTTTGTTTagataa